The window ACAAGGTTCTTGACCAGTCTGACAAAGATGGGTTTTTTGAGTTAAAGCAGCTTGATGATCTTGCTAAATTTGCTGTCCAATATGGGTTACtgttaagtaaaaaaaaaagagatgaaaatggattctttcttttcttttcttttattatagggtgtattgatgatgatgatgtatcATGTTATTAAACATGGAGAAATTTTGTTGTCATATAGAGCTGAGAAAGTAAAATTAACGGTCAAGGACTCAATTGATGAATTTTGACCCTAAGTTTGTGCtgcaatttcaaaaacaaaagaagtggggaaaaaattaaaattggttAGAGTCATCCAACTTGATGAAACTCTGTCAAGCTCCCATACATCAAGTTATGTGTTGCTCAGATTAATTtgagttaattaaattaatgttgttttaattattattttttaaaaaattataagatcaTGAATTAATCTGTTAATCTcactagattaatttttttttattaaactcaatctagaccAGATTATTGATCAATCCATGAAGATAAGCTGAGTTTAATCAAACACAAAGTTCATACGATGTTGAAGAGattgaaaagtgttttgattaaaCGACTTCAAATAATGCAAATTGGGGAGTAAAGGAGAGGACGATGAAGCACTGCCCAGTTGCCATATTCAAATTGCTTCttctgtttatttttcatattaacataattaaaaaatattaaataaatatttatttaaaaaaataaatacatttaaaaaaatactcaaatgtAGTTGAAAATTCACTCCCAAAGAGCCGGGTCAACTCCTCTGTTTCCTTTACTCTTATGCCAATCCCGTTCTGATAAATCCATCATTTCACATCTTCCAATAAACAAAACCTATACCaatatttgaccaaatcaagAGAGTCAATATTTAAATCCTTCAAATCTAGTTACTCAAGACACTTGAAAGAATAATTTCACGTATAAATCCACtttcatacataaaaaaataattgattttttttaaattttaaataggaTATTTATATTCAAACAAATGcattcacataaaaaacaattctctaACTTCTTCTTGGAGTCAAATCACGAAACAATCTTGATTTAATTTGGTGGAGGCATGCAAGCTTGACCAAGCAATTATGTATCTAATAACTTCATGAAACAAAGTTAAAGTCCAATTGACAATATTTTTGTCCTTATGATTTAGGAGGAGGATTGCTacttcatgaaaaaatattttttttattttttattcagcatattaaaaaaaaacaaaaaaaaacacttagataaaacattaatttaatatttttatttaaaaaacataaaaaaaaaatcttttaagatTTAACTTTGAAACAAACAACAACCAGATATTCTCATTTACGAATACAAGTACCTGTGGGCACAAAAACACATGATGATGGTGATTGAGTTGTTAGCTGATCAACAACTTTGACTAACCATTTTAGCTTTCCCCTCCTCGTGCAAATCGCCTACCACCACGCCCCACATTATTAGACACCAACTAACCAGCTAAACCACCCCTCTCTCTTACAAGACACAACCTTGCTGAGTTGCTGTTGTCTGGTGAGTTCTAATCTTCTCTTTTAAGCAAAACAAGAccattcatttcattaattttttcaaaattctgttTCTTTGGTAATATAAAGGCAGAGGTTGTAATAACATAGTTGCAAATTGTACACTGTTTCATTGTTTTGTAGATCATCTTTGATTTGAATTGTTGAAATGGCTAGAAAGAAGATAAGAGAGTATGATTCTAAGAGACTTTTGAAAGAGCACTTGAAACGTCTCTCTGGTATTGATCTTCAGATCTGCTCTGCTCAGGTTGATATCTCCCCATCCTCTCAATCTCCCCTCGCGTGTGTGATTtgatcccctttttttttatttgaccatATGATTGTTATGGTCATTTGGTATTTTATGCTCTTATTAAGTTGAGATTTGATTACTTTGGATTGGAAATTGAAtcttatttgattaaatttttcaaCCTTAGCTTAATTTTAGTGGAATTGAAACTGGGTTTCTGATATGCACTCAATCTTCAACTGGGTTTTCTGAAAGTTCAAGTTTGGAGCTAGTGATTAGCTGTATCATATTTTGGTAAAGTTGGTGATTAGCTTGGTTTTGATGAAATTCTAGCTGGGTTTTGGCTATAATTGCAGCCCTCTTGTTTTTACCGGGTCTGTTAAAAATTCAAGCTTGGTAATGGGAGTGGCGTTATTTTGGATTTGATGTTACAAGTAATAAGATAATCTGTTGTTGTGTCTAGGTGACAGAAGGTACAGATTTCACGGAGTTAACAAATAAAGAGCCATGGCTTTCATCTACAAAATTGGTTGTGAAGCCTGACATGCTATTTGGGAAGCGTGGGAAGAGTGGTTTGGTAGCTTTGAATTTAGATCTAGCTCAAGTTGCTGAATTTGTGAAAGCACGCCTTGGTGCTGAGGTGATTTTTTGGATTGAATTGCATGAAAGTTCGTTCTTTTGTATGTCTGgttaaattttagattgatGTGCAAATTGGATCTGcttttttaggttgagatgggtGGCTGTAAGGCACCAATAACTACCTTCATTGTTGAACCATTTGTTCCACATGACCAAGAGTTTTACATCTCAATTGTCTCTGAAAGACTCGGCAGCACTATTAGCTTCTCAGAATGTGGAGGTATTGAAATTGAGGAGAACTGGGATAAGGTATGTTTACATTGCTAATCTTGATAGGTGCTTCTTCATCTCTTCTCATATTATGACCGTTTAATCTCATAACCGTTGGAATTTAAATTACCGacatggttttggtttttggaCTTCTGCAGGTTAAAACCATATTCCTCCCAACTGAAAAACCAATGACACTGGAAGCATGTGCTCCATTGATTGCTACACTTCCTTTGGAGGTGATTTTCTTTATATTCATTatctttgatttaataaattctgGTGATGAGCAATCTAGTATGTTTCActgatcaaaataattaaacaggTTAAAAGTCTGATTCTTGTTAATAAAAAGTGGTTCCTTGGTTTGTCAATTGATGGGACATGCTCAGTTCCCTTAGATTTTAGTTTCTCTTTGATTTATTCTGAAAATCTCAGAGTTGAAAGTTTTGGGTATCGTGCATTCTGAATTGCTTAATACATACTTGAAATTTGCTGATACAACTTCAATACCATCTCAGATTCGAGGAAAAATTGGTGATTTCATCATCGGTGTCTTTTCTGTATTTCAAGGTGAGCATGCTCTCGCCACATTCATTTAACGCAGGAAATTACTTGACTTGTGAACAAGATTCTAATCACATGCActtgaatcttttttaattttcatgttgtATGAAATAATAGAGTGGAAAGGAAGTAAATTTTTCTTGAGAATCTTGAAAGGATTGAGAATGGTCTGATATTTCCTTTTATATGACCTCTTTGCGAATTTCTTAcaccaaatattatatatgcTAGTAATGAATTCACTTCTGATTGCTTTTCCTGTTCTCCATAGATCTGGACTTCAGTTTTCTAGAAATGAATCCATTTACATTGGTGAATGGGGAACCATATCCATTGGATATGAGAGGAGAATTGGACGACACTGCTGCTTTCAAGAACTTCAAGAAGTATGTATATATTCATATCCTCTTTTGAGGAAACCttcagttgacatgagattgttgtttaGGTATGTTACTAACATATTTTGTCTCTCATCCAATATGTTTTGGTGCATTCAGATGGGGTAATGTAGAGTTTCCTCTGCCTTTTGGAAGAGTTCTGAGTTCTACCGAAAGCTTCATTCATTCTTTGGATGAAAAGGTAATTACATGAATGCATGTTTTGACATTCTTTTACTTGCCTATACTTTCATGCATGGAACTGTCATTATCTTTTTGTCCGTTATTCAGATGCATTAACAATATTCTTGTGTTTACAGACAAGTTCATCTTTGAAATTCACTGTTTTGAACCCAAAGGGACGTATCTGGACAATGGTTGCTGGAGGTGGTGCCAGTGTTATATATGCTGATACTGTAGGTGCTTTTATAGCCATATGCTATAGTCTACCTGCCCTTTATTGGTTGGTGCAAGGTCTATACTTCCTGATTTTACTGGTAGACTAATTCTTTTCCCGTTAACAAGGTTGGAGATTTGGGTTATGCATCAGAGCTTGGCAACTATGCAGAGTATAGTGGAGCTCCAAATGAGGACGAGGTCTTGCAATATGCAAGAGTTGTCATTGATGTAAGAGACAATAAATttaagccttttctttttcagcaTCTTTTCTCACAATTATGTCGTTACTCATGTTCTGTAACAACATTCCTTGATCATTGTAGTGTGCCACTTCTGACCCTGATGGTCGCAAAAGAGCCCTTCTTATTGGAGGAGGCATCGCTAACTTCACTGATGTTGCTGCTACTTTCAATGGTATTATACGAGCACTGAGAGAGAAGGTATGTCTAGTTGAATCTAGTCCAATTGCTGTAAGTAGTGACTGGTTTAAGTTGCCTTTTTCTACATGTAACTCTTCCTCATCACCTACTTACAGGAATCCAAGTTAAAGGCTGCAAGAATGCACATCTATGTCCGAAGAGGTGGTCCAAACTATCAGACTGGTTTGGCCAAGATGCGTGCTCTAGGAGAGGAACTGGGAGTACCTCTTGAGGTATGAAATGACATTCTTCTTTTTGTAGTTCTCATTGAGTTTGTTGGCCATtggtttatgaaattaaataaagctGTAAGCTCTGAAATGCATGCTGTTAATAGGAGAAAAGTAACCCTGTCTTCAATATTGATCTGTAAGATTGTGACCTTTTTCCCATTTGAAGTATGGAATCCTTGTTTACGAGGAGTGCACAGATCTAATACAGGTTTCTTAAGTTTTGctggtgtttttttaattataaagttcaagTTGTCCTTTACCTTAACAAACATGACTGGATTTGAATGAACCACAAGATCTTCTATGCTCTTAGAAAGTTTTCTTTAGTTTCCATTTCTCCACTCCTGAAGATTCGGATCTTGGAGCTTCTTTATATTTGTCTTATTCGTAGCTAAGCTGTGACAATTTTTTCTTTCGTTTTCAGGTTTTTGGGCCAGAGGCCACAATGACAGGCATCTGCAAGCAAGCCATTGATTGCATCATGTCTACGGCATAGTCTACCAATTCATTTTCTCCTTTGTCAGTGTGAGTGAAGAAAATGTATTGTGGCAAGTTGTGTTGAGAAAATAATTTAGCGTAGAAGGCGTAAGCTGGATTGAATTGCTGTATACTTGGCATCAAATTCTCGCTTATGATAAACAATCTTGGATCAATGTTTTGAAATATGCATGACACGGTTTCGACTCTGTATATTGGCAACTTATCAATTTATTGTTTGAGTAATCAAATCACTTTTGCTATTTTCCTATGAAATTCCCAGTCCATGTCTTCTTCATGCTATCGAAATCTTCTATTGATTGAATTTGTACTCAATTCTTCTCTGATAAAATGCTGCATCATAGCATCGCTTAAAATTCGAAACCCAATGGCTCATGAATCCTATGGACTTATGTATAACCTTTCCAGTTTGTTTTAGACTAGAAAGTGGTTAGATGTTAGCTGACAGAGACGGTTATTTTGATGTTTGATGTGTTagtattgaaaataatttaaaaaaataaaaaatatatattattttaatatatttttaaataaaaaatatt is drawn from Populus nigra chromosome 5, ddPopNigr1.1, whole genome shotgun sequence and contains these coding sequences:
- the LOC133695130 gene encoding ATP-citrate synthase alpha chain protein 2 — encoded protein: MARKKIREYDSKRLLKEHLKRLSGIDLQICSAQVTEGTDFTELTNKEPWLSSTKLVVKPDMLFGKRGKSGLVALNLDLAQVAEFVKARLGAEVEMGGCKAPITTFIVEPFVPHDQEFYISIVSERLGSTISFSECGGIEIEENWDKVKTIFLPTEKPMTLEACAPLIATLPLEIRGKIGDFIIGVFSVFQDLDFSFLEMNPFTLVNGEPYPLDMRGELDDTAAFKNFKKWGNVEFPLPFGRVLSSTESFIHSLDEKTSSSLKFTVLNPKGRIWTMVAGGGASVIYADTVGDLGYASELGNYAEYSGAPNEDEVLQYARVVIDCATSDPDGRKRALLIGGGIANFTDVAATFNGIIRALREKESKLKAARMHIYVRRGGPNYQTGLAKMRALGEELGVPLEVFGPEATMTGICKQAIDCIMSTA